A region of Paenimyroides aestuarii DNA encodes the following proteins:
- a CDS encoding DHA2 family efflux MFS transporter permease subunit — MIKENPSPFEKYLPLVAAVAMFMQSLDGTILNTSLPSIAADMNYSPLEMQSVIVSYTLTLALFIPLSGWLSDKFGTKRMFLFAVFLFTLGSFFCAISVDLLTLNLSRILQAIGGSMMVPIARLAILYQYPRNQLLKVMNYITIPGLLGLVVGPSLGGFLSDNFSWHWIFLVNLPVGALGMFLAFKIMPNFKNTVGKFDVLGLIYFSTALVLVTFALEVSSVGINHYSLVLGLVAAAALLFVLYYKHFKKTPKPIIDLNLFKIRTLRIGLLGSLITRFGISGLPFLLPLMMQVGFGFSASRAGMMLLPSALTTIAVKPWIVRLVKHFGYRNILISNTLFLAGIIFVFSFMQKDTPLLYYILLMIAYGAFTSIQMTAMNTISLADLNDDHASGGNSLLAIMQQLSISFGISIAALVLAFYKDKMNFYHGDLVTAFHLTLITLAVLTALSSLTFTKLKKGDGQKMSG; from the coding sequence ATGATCAAAGAAAACCCATCGCCTTTCGAAAAATATTTGCCCTTGGTTGCAGCCGTAGCCATGTTTATGCAGTCGTTAGACGGTACCATACTCAACACCTCTTTGCCAAGCATCGCTGCCGATATGAATTATTCGCCTTTAGAAATGCAATCGGTAATTGTGAGTTATACGCTCACGTTGGCTTTGTTTATACCGCTTTCGGGCTGGCTTTCGGATAAATTCGGAACTAAACGCATGTTTCTGTTTGCTGTGTTTTTGTTTACGTTAGGATCTTTCTTTTGCGCCATTTCGGTCGATTTACTTACGCTGAATCTTTCGCGTATTCTTCAAGCAATTGGCGGATCTATGATGGTACCCATTGCCCGTTTAGCGATTTTGTATCAATATCCCCGAAATCAATTGTTGAAAGTTATGAACTACATCACCATTCCCGGATTGTTGGGTTTGGTTGTAGGTCCGAGTTTAGGTGGCTTTTTATCGGATAACTTCTCATGGCATTGGATTTTTTTGGTGAATTTACCTGTGGGGGCTTTGGGTATGTTTTTAGCCTTTAAAATCATGCCGAATTTTAAAAACACAGTGGGCAAGTTTGATGTTTTAGGGTTGATTTATTTCAGCACCGCATTGGTATTGGTAACCTTTGCATTGGAAGTAAGCAGTGTGGGCATCAACCACTATTCATTGGTTTTAGGATTGGTCGCAGCTGCAGCTTTATTGTTTGTGCTTTATTACAAACATTTCAAAAAAACACCTAAACCCATTATCGATTTGAATCTTTTTAAAATTCGAACGTTGCGAATTGGCTTGTTGGGCAGTTTAATAACCCGTTTCGGAATCAGCGGATTACCTTTTTTGTTACCCTTAATGATGCAGGTTGGCTTTGGCTTTTCCGCCTCAAGAGCAGGAATGATGCTGTTGCCATCGGCATTAACAACTATTGCCGTAAAACCATGGATTGTGCGTTTGGTGAAACATTTTGGCTACCGAAACATTTTAATAAGCAACACATTGTTTTTGGCGGGAATTATCTTTGTTTTTAGTTTTATGCAAAAAGATACACCGCTACTATATTATATTTTACTGATGATTGCTTACGGAGCCTTTACATCGATACAAATGACCGCGATGAACACCATTTCGCTAGCCGATTTAAACGATGATCATGCGAGCGGAGGTAACAGTTTGCTGGCAATTATGCAGCAATTATCAATAAGTTTTGGAATATCTATTGCAGCATTGGTTTTAGCTTTCTATAAAGATAAAATGAATTTTTACCATGGCGATTTAGTCACTGCATTTCATTTAACCTTAATAACCCTAGCAGTTTTAACTGCATTGTCTAGCTTAACGTTTACCAAACTTAAAAAAGGCGACGGGCAGAAAATGTCGGGGTAG